In Mobula hypostoma chromosome 24, sMobHyp1.1, whole genome shotgun sequence, a genomic segment contains:
- the mrpl34 gene encoding 39S ribosomal protein L34, mitochondrial — protein MPATSAGPIQREVCSSALLRPKGLLTLQPAAGLPAEVTGRLSAWFFPWSQQQVRMKKRGTEYQPKTIKRLRTHGWLKRISTRGGIEVILRRMLKGRKSLTH, from the coding sequence ATGCCTGCTACATCGGCCGGTCCCATCCAGCGCGAGGTCTGTAGCTCTGCACTGTTGAGGCCCAAGGGCCTCCTGACGTTGCAGCCCGCTGCAGGTCTGCCAGCAGAGGTGACCGGCCGCCTCAGCGCCTGGTTCTTCCCGTGGAGTCAGCAACAGGTGCGGATGAAGAAAAGGGGGACTGAGTACCAGCCGAAGACCATCAAGCGGCTACGGACGCACGGCTGGCTGAAGCGGATCAGCACTCGCGGTGGCATCGAGGTCATCCTGCGCAGGATGCTGAAGGGGAGGAAATCACTGACGCACTGA
- the abhd8a gene encoding protein ABHD8 isoform X1 yields the protein MRTSMLTSITEGILCCLTGQPLNVVGTIESVESADGYEYVEVKPGRVLRVRHIVPNRTEEQAAEEEEEQDSGRGVVHCRRRISVYRGGQLVIENLGDVVRSDILPCLGGEPPATLEVEVPECGGAAVPPQPGGAPPDPGSARRRRKPKRTVLIDCKKRITSCKGTHSDVALFFIHGVGGSLDIWREQLDFFGRLGYEVVAPDLAGHGSSTAPRVGAAYTFYALREDMRSIFKRYRKRRNVLIGHSYGVSFCTFLAHEYPDQVHKVVMINGGGPTALEPSLCSIFNLPTCVLHCLSPCLVWSFLKAAFARQGAKEKQLLKEGNAFKITSFVLRAMMSGQYWPEGDEVYHAELTVPVLLVHGLHDKFVPVDEDQRMAEILLIAFLKVIDEGSHMVMMECPETVNTLLHEFLLWEPEVSPSEKLPADTMAESNK from the exons ATGAG GACCAGCATGTTGACCAGTATCACCGAGGGCATCCTCTGTTGCCTCACCGGACAGCCGCTGAACGTGGTGGGGACCATTGAGAGTGTGGAGTCGGCCGACGGCTACGAGTACGTGGAGGTGAAGCCGGGACGGGTGCTGCGGGTCAGGCACATTGTGCCGAACCGGACGGAGGAGCAGGCGGCGGAAGAGGAAGAGGAGCAGGACTCTGGTAGGGGTGTGGTCCACTGCCGGCGCAGAATCTCCGTCTACCGTGGCGGACAGCTCGTCATCGAAAACCTGGGCGACGTGGTGCGTTCCGACATCCTGCCGTGCCTTGGCGGGGAGCCGCCCGCAACGCTGGAGGTGGAGGTACCGGAGTGCGGCGGCGCCGCCGTCCCACCGCAGCCAGGTGGTGCGCCCCCGGACCCGGGCAGCGCCAGGCGGCGGCGCAAACCCAAACGCACGGTGTTGATCGACTGCAAGAAGCGCATCACCAGCTGCAAGGGAACACACTCGGACGTGGCCCTCTTCTTCATCCACGGCGTCGGCGGCTCCCTCGACATCTGGCGGGAACAGCTGGACTTCTTCGGGCGGCTCGGCTACGAGGTGGTGGCTCCTGACCTGGCCGGTCACGGCTCCAGTACCGCACCCCGGGTGGGCGCCGCCTACACCTTCTACGCGTTGCGGGAAGACATGCGGTCCATCTTCAAACGGTACCGCAAACGGCGTAACGTCCTGATCGGACACTCTTACGG TGTCTCGTTCTGCACCTTCCTGGCACATGAATACCCTGACCAAGTTCACAAGGTGGTGATGATAAACGGCGGTGGTCCGACAGCCCTGGAGCCCAGTCTCTGCTCCATCTTCAACCTTCCCACCTGCGTGCTGCACTGCCTGTCGCCCTGCCTTGTCTGGAGTTTCCTCAA AGCAGCGTTTGCGCGCCAGGGGGCAAAGGAGAAACAGCTGCTGAAGGAGGGGAATGCATTCAAGATCACCTCGTTTGTGCTGCGGGCGATGATGAGTGGTCAGTACTGGCCAGAGGGCGATGAGGTGTACCATGCTGAGCTGACTGTTCCAGTACTGCTGGTACACGGGCTACACGACAAGTTCGTCCCAGTGGATGAAGACCAACGCATGGCTGAG ATCCTGTTAATCGCCTTCCTGAAGGTCATCGATGAGGGGAGCCACATGGTGATGATGGAGTGCCCAGAGACAGTAAACACGTTACTTCATGAGTTCCTGTTGTGGGAACCAGAGGTCAGTCCCAGCGAGAAATTGCCGGCTGACACGATGGCAGAAAGCAACAAGTAA
- the abhd8a gene encoding protein ABHD8 isoform X2, with amino-acid sequence MLTSITEGILCCLTGQPLNVVGTIESVESADGYEYVEVKPGRVLRVRHIVPNRTEEQAAEEEEEQDSGRGVVHCRRRISVYRGGQLVIENLGDVVRSDILPCLGGEPPATLEVEVPECGGAAVPPQPGGAPPDPGSARRRRKPKRTVLIDCKKRITSCKGTHSDVALFFIHGVGGSLDIWREQLDFFGRLGYEVVAPDLAGHGSSTAPRVGAAYTFYALREDMRSIFKRYRKRRNVLIGHSYGVSFCTFLAHEYPDQVHKVVMINGGGPTALEPSLCSIFNLPTCVLHCLSPCLVWSFLKAAFARQGAKEKQLLKEGNAFKITSFVLRAMMSGQYWPEGDEVYHAELTVPVLLVHGLHDKFVPVDEDQRMAEILLIAFLKVIDEGSHMVMMECPETVNTLLHEFLLWEPEVSPSEKLPADTMAESNK; translated from the exons ATGTTGACCAGTATCACCGAGGGCATCCTCTGTTGCCTCACCGGACAGCCGCTGAACGTGGTGGGGACCATTGAGAGTGTGGAGTCGGCCGACGGCTACGAGTACGTGGAGGTGAAGCCGGGACGGGTGCTGCGGGTCAGGCACATTGTGCCGAACCGGACGGAGGAGCAGGCGGCGGAAGAGGAAGAGGAGCAGGACTCTGGTAGGGGTGTGGTCCACTGCCGGCGCAGAATCTCCGTCTACCGTGGCGGACAGCTCGTCATCGAAAACCTGGGCGACGTGGTGCGTTCCGACATCCTGCCGTGCCTTGGCGGGGAGCCGCCCGCAACGCTGGAGGTGGAGGTACCGGAGTGCGGCGGCGCCGCCGTCCCACCGCAGCCAGGTGGTGCGCCCCCGGACCCGGGCAGCGCCAGGCGGCGGCGCAAACCCAAACGCACGGTGTTGATCGACTGCAAGAAGCGCATCACCAGCTGCAAGGGAACACACTCGGACGTGGCCCTCTTCTTCATCCACGGCGTCGGCGGCTCCCTCGACATCTGGCGGGAACAGCTGGACTTCTTCGGGCGGCTCGGCTACGAGGTGGTGGCTCCTGACCTGGCCGGTCACGGCTCCAGTACCGCACCCCGGGTGGGCGCCGCCTACACCTTCTACGCGTTGCGGGAAGACATGCGGTCCATCTTCAAACGGTACCGCAAACGGCGTAACGTCCTGATCGGACACTCTTACGG TGTCTCGTTCTGCACCTTCCTGGCACATGAATACCCTGACCAAGTTCACAAGGTGGTGATGATAAACGGCGGTGGTCCGACAGCCCTGGAGCCCAGTCTCTGCTCCATCTTCAACCTTCCCACCTGCGTGCTGCACTGCCTGTCGCCCTGCCTTGTCTGGAGTTTCCTCAA AGCAGCGTTTGCGCGCCAGGGGGCAAAGGAGAAACAGCTGCTGAAGGAGGGGAATGCATTCAAGATCACCTCGTTTGTGCTGCGGGCGATGATGAGTGGTCAGTACTGGCCAGAGGGCGATGAGGTGTACCATGCTGAGCTGACTGTTCCAGTACTGCTGGTACACGGGCTACACGACAAGTTCGTCCCAGTGGATGAAGACCAACGCATGGCTGAG ATCCTGTTAATCGCCTTCCTGAAGGTCATCGATGAGGGGAGCCACATGGTGATGATGGAGTGCCCAGAGACAGTAAACACGTTACTTCATGAGTTCCTGTTGTGGGAACCAGAGGTCAGTCCCAGCGAGAAATTGCCGGCTGACACGATGGCAGAAAGCAACAAGTAA